A region from the Drosophila virilis strain 15010-1051.87 unplaced genomic scaffold, Dvir_AGI_RSII-ME tig00000016, whole genome shotgun sequence genome encodes:
- the LOC6636457 gene encoding uncharacterized protein encodes MHSFDMHTHTHTSIYTDNMPKSGEYEELAQLLKSWNVSELLPYLQEEAINTQELQMLKRHHLNELLRNFRYGTRIRFEHHLERWRRWLNVPLQDASPCSGRVAHVDSGSMGHCSGCRCSGDSFQQTKSHSKSDLLDDSRSKQLPAEPFVTLSEMTDGSQFNVPLPLGDHSELVHTELVTADLIKPEITEPDVSEESGVTVLSILQASPVKAQSLLERLGQNEQLDAVQRLLLIQLICSYYEDNRLHLTLQRSHLLEREILQLFPKEQLCFYRTERRGKIYVRFTNMKRNKRFGAQKRRREESMAPPTSFVSKEVTFGGDPMSSPERSD; translated from the exons ATGCACAGCTTcgacatgcacacgcacacgcacacatccaTCTACACAGACAACATGCCAAAGAGCGGCGAATACGAGGAGCTGGCTCAACTGTTAAAATCTTGGAACGTCAGCGAGCTGTTGCCGTATTTGCaag AGGAGGCAATTAACACGCAGGAGCTGCAGATGTTGAAGCGGCATCATCTGAACGAGCTGCTGCGCAACTTTCGCTATGGCACACGTATACGATTTGAGCATCATCTGGAACGCTGGCGTCGCTGGCTCAATGTGCCGCTGCAGGATGCGTCGCCCTGCAGCGGCAGAGTTGCCCATGTGGACAGCGGCTCTATGGGGCACTGCAGCGGCTGTCGCTGCTCGGGCGACAGCTTCCAGCAGACGAAAAGCCATTCCAAGTCCGATCTGTTGGATGACAGCCGATCCAAACAGCTGCCGGCGGAGCCATTTGTGACGCTCAGCGAGATGACGGATGGCTCGCAGTTTAAtgtgccgctgccgctgggcGATCACAGCGAACTGGTCCACACGGAGCTTGTGACGGCGGATCTGATCAAGCCGGAAATAACCGAACCGGATGTTAGCGAGGAGAGCGGCGTCACGGTCCTGTCCATATTGCAGGCATCGCCGGTCAAGGCGCAATCCCTGCTAGAGCGTTTGGGCCAGAACGAGCAGCTGGATGCAGTGCAGCGTCTGCTGCTGATCCAGCTCATCTGCAGCTATTACGAGGACAATCGTTTGCATTTGACCCTGCAGCGCAGTCACCTGCTGGAGCGCGAGATTCTGCAGCTGTTCCCCAAGGAGCAGCTCTGTTTCTATCGCACTGAGCGGCGCGGCAAGATCTACGTGAGATTCACCAACATGAAGCGGAACAAACGGTTTGGCGCCCAGAAGCGGCGCCGCGAGGAATCGATGGCACCGCCCACCTCCTTTGTATCCAAGGAGGTCACCTTTGGCGGCGATCCCATGTCCAGTCCCGAGAGATCAGATTGA